From a region of the Theobroma cacao cultivar B97-61/B2 chromosome 8, Criollo_cocoa_genome_V2, whole genome shotgun sequence genome:
- the LOC18591389 gene encoding maf-like protein DDB_G0281937 isoform X1 encodes MEDKTSPFKVILGSSSIARRKILAEMGYEFTLMSADIDEKGIRKETPEELVIALAEAKADSILSKLQTINNQEKDERPIILIAADTAEAILHRLPIGDYIKEAEPTLLITSDQVVVYEGAVREKPANEKEAREYIKGYSSGHAATVGSVLVTNLKTGFRKGEWDRVEIYFHEIPDEVIEKLIEEGTVLHVAGGLLIEHPLIKPYVKQVVGTTDSVMGLPKALTEKLIKEAL; translated from the exons ATGGAAGACAAAACTTCTCCGTTTAAG GTAATATTGGGGTCATCTTCCATAGCTCGTCGTAAAATACTAGCTGAAATGGGATATGAATTCACACTCATG AGTGCAGATATTGACGAGAAAGGTATCAGAAAGGAGACGCCAGAGGAGTTGGTCATAGCTCTTGCTGAAGCAAAG GCTGATTCTATTTTATCAAAGCTACAAACTATCAATAACCAAGAGAAGGATGAAAGACCAATTATTTTGATTGCTGCTGACACA GCAGAAGCCATCTTACACAGACTCCCCATTGGTGATTACATAAAGGAAGCTGAGCCAACATTACTAATTACTTCTGACCAA GTGGTGGTCTATGAAGGTGCTGTAAGGGAAAAACCAGCCAATGAGAAAGAAGCACGTGAATATATAAAAG GCTATTCCAGTGGGCACGCTGCAACTGTGGGATCTGTTCTAGTTACAAACCTTAAAACTGGATTCAGAAAAGGGGAATGGGATAGAGTGGAG ATATATTTCCATGAAATACCAGATGAGGTTATTGAGAAACTG ATTGAGGAAGGGACTGTACTACATGTTGCTGGAGGACTGCTTATCGAGCACCCTTTGATAAAGCCGTATGTTAAACAAGTG GTAGGGACAACAGACAGTGTGATGGGATTGCCCAAAGCTCTCACCGAGAAACTCATCAAGGAAGCCCTCTAG
- the LOC18591389 gene encoding maf-like protein DDB_G0281937 isoform X2 — translation MEDKTSPFKVILGSSSIARRKILAEMGYEFTLMSADIDEKGIRKETPEELVIALAEAKADSILSKLQTINNQEKDERPIILIAADTVVVYEGAVREKPANEKEAREYIKGYSSGHAATVGSVLVTNLKTGFRKGEWDRVEIYFHEIPDEVIEKLIEEGTVLHVAGGLLIEHPLIKPYVKQVVGTTDSVMGLPKALTEKLIKEAL, via the exons ATGGAAGACAAAACTTCTCCGTTTAAG GTAATATTGGGGTCATCTTCCATAGCTCGTCGTAAAATACTAGCTGAAATGGGATATGAATTCACACTCATG AGTGCAGATATTGACGAGAAAGGTATCAGAAAGGAGACGCCAGAGGAGTTGGTCATAGCTCTTGCTGAAGCAAAG GCTGATTCTATTTTATCAAAGCTACAAACTATCAATAACCAAGAGAAGGATGAAAGACCAATTATTTTGATTGCTGCTGACACA GTGGTGGTCTATGAAGGTGCTGTAAGGGAAAAACCAGCCAATGAGAAAGAAGCACGTGAATATATAAAAG GCTATTCCAGTGGGCACGCTGCAACTGTGGGATCTGTTCTAGTTACAAACCTTAAAACTGGATTCAGAAAAGGGGAATGGGATAGAGTGGAG ATATATTTCCATGAAATACCAGATGAGGTTATTGAGAAACTG ATTGAGGAAGGGACTGTACTACATGTTGCTGGAGGACTGCTTATCGAGCACCCTTTGATAAAGCCGTATGTTAAACAAGTG GTAGGGACAACAGACAGTGTGATGGGATTGCCCAAAGCTCTCACCGAGAAACTCATCAAGGAAGCCCTCTAG
- the LOC18591389 gene encoding maf-like protein DDB_G0281937 isoform X3 gives MEDKTSPFKVILGSSSIARRKILAEMGYEFTLMSADIDEKGIRKETPEELVIALAEAKAEAILHRLPIGDYIKEAEPTLLITSDQVVVYEGAVREKPANEKEAREYIKGYSSGHAATVGSVLVTNLKTGFRKGEWDRVEIYFHEIPDEVIEKLIEEGTVLHVAGGLLIEHPLIKPYVKQVVGTTDSVMGLPKALTEKLIKEAL, from the exons ATGGAAGACAAAACTTCTCCGTTTAAG GTAATATTGGGGTCATCTTCCATAGCTCGTCGTAAAATACTAGCTGAAATGGGATATGAATTCACACTCATG AGTGCAGATATTGACGAGAAAGGTATCAGAAAGGAGACGCCAGAGGAGTTGGTCATAGCTCTTGCTGAAGCAAAG GCAGAAGCCATCTTACACAGACTCCCCATTGGTGATTACATAAAGGAAGCTGAGCCAACATTACTAATTACTTCTGACCAA GTGGTGGTCTATGAAGGTGCTGTAAGGGAAAAACCAGCCAATGAGAAAGAAGCACGTGAATATATAAAAG GCTATTCCAGTGGGCACGCTGCAACTGTGGGATCTGTTCTAGTTACAAACCTTAAAACTGGATTCAGAAAAGGGGAATGGGATAGAGTGGAG ATATATTTCCATGAAATACCAGATGAGGTTATTGAGAAACTG ATTGAGGAAGGGACTGTACTACATGTTGCTGGAGGACTGCTTATCGAGCACCCTTTGATAAAGCCGTATGTTAAACAAGTG GTAGGGACAACAGACAGTGTGATGGGATTGCCCAAAGCTCTCACCGAGAAACTCATCAAGGAAGCCCTCTAG
- the LOC18591390 gene encoding 3-ketoacyl-CoA synthase 4, whose translation MDQGGAATRNGGSGSGSVGVQIQQSRRLPDFLQSVNLKYVKLGYHYLISNLLTLCFIPLIAVISIEGSQMNLDDLRQLWLHLKYNLVSIIICSAILVFGLTVYIMTRPRPVYLVDYSCYRAPDHLKAPCGRFMEHSRLTGDFDESSLKFQRKILERSGLGEETYVPKAMHNIPPTPSMAAAREEAEEVMFGALDILFRNTNVNPKDIGILVVNCSLFNPTPSLSAMIVNKYKLRGNIRSFNLGGMGCSAGVIAVDLAKDLLQVHRNTYAVVVSTENITQNWYFGNKKSMLIPNCLFRVGGSAVLLSNKSKDRRRAKYKLIHVVRTHRGADDKAFRCVYQEQDDAGKTGVSLSKDLMAIAGGALKTNITTLGPLVLPISEQLLFFTTLLVKKLFNASVKPYIPDFKLAFDHFCIHAGGRAVIDELEKNLQLLPVHVEASRMTLHRFGNTSSSSIWYELAYIEAKGRMRKRNRVWQIAFGSGFKCNSAVWEALRNVKPSGNGPWEDCIDNYPVKIST comes from the coding sequence ATGGACCAAGGGGGCGCAGCCACCAGAAACGGTGGCTCGGGAAGCGGTTCAGTCGGTGTTCAGATCCAACAATCCCGAAGGCTCCCGGATTTCCTTCAAAGCGTCAATCTCAAGTACGTGAAATTAGGCTACCACTATCTAATCTCCAATCTTTTGACCCTTTGTTTTATCCCTCTAATCGCGGTTATTTCAATCGAAGGTTCTCAAATGAATCTCGATGATTTACGCCAGTTATGGCTTCACCTTAAATACAATCTAGTCAGCATAATCATTTGCTCTGCTATTTTAGTGTTCGGGTTAACGGTGTATATCATGACCCGTCCCCGACCGGTTTACCTTGTCGATTATTCTTGTTACCGTGCTCCGGACCATCTTAAAGCTCCCTGCGGTCGTTTCATGGAGCACTCAAGGTTAACTGGTGATTTTGATGAATCGTCTCTCAAGTTCCAGCGCAAGATTTTGGAGCGCTCGGGGCTCGGAGAAGAGACTTATGTGCCTAAAGCAATGCACAATATTCCTCCAACGCCGTCCATGGCGGCGGCGCGGGAAGAAGCTGAGGAGGTTATGTTTGGGGCATTGGATATTCTTTTTCGGAACACGAATGTCAACCCCAAAGATATTGGTATTCTTGTTGTGAATTGTAGTTTGTTCAATCCAACGCCTTCGTTGTCGGCTATGATTGTGAATAAGTATAAGCTGAGGGGAAATATTAGGAGTTTTAACTTAGGTGGGATGGGATGTAGCGCTGGGGTTATCGCAGTGGATCTTGCTAAGGATTTGTTGCAGGTGCACAGGAATACGTATGCTGTTGTTGTGAGTACTGAGAACATTACTCAGAATTGGTATTTTGGGAATAAGAAGTCTATGCTGATACCTAATTGTTTGTTTCGCGTTGGGGGTTCTGCGGTTTTGCTGTCGAATAAGTCCAAGGATCGGAGGCGGGCTAAGTATAAGCTTATTCATGTGGTGAGGACACATCGTGGTGCAGATGATAAGGCGTTTAGGTGTGTGTATCAGGAGCAGGATGATGCAGGGAAGACGGGTGTTTCACTGTCTAAAGATTTGATGGCAATTGCTGGAGGTGCGCTAAAGACCAATATCACCACGTTGGGCCCTCTCGTGCTTCCAATCAGTGAGCAGCTTTTGTTTTTCACAACCTTGCTGGTGAAGAAACTGTTCAATGCCAGTGTCAAGCCTTACATTCCGGATTTCAAGTTGGCATTTGATCATTTCTGTATACATGCTGGTGGAAGGGCTGTGATTGATGAGCTGGAGAAGAATCTGCAGCTGCTACCGGTACATGTGGAGGCTTCCAGGATGACTCTCCATCGTTTCGGAAATACTTCTTCGAGCTCCATTTGGTATGAATTGGCGTACATTGAGGCTAAGGGGAGGATGCGGAAGCGCAACCGTGTCTGGCAAATTGCATTTGGAAGTGGTTTCAAATGTAATAGTGCAGTCTGGGAAGCACTTAGGAATGTAAAGCCATCTGGTAATGGTCCCTGGGAAGATTGCATTGATAACTATCCTGTGAAAATAAGTACCTAG